The DNA window TGCGGAACATGGCGCGGCTCTAAGCGGGTACCGAACCGCTCGGTATACCCCGCGTTAACCATATCCCGCCCGCGTTAATGAATGGTTGCGATCGCGCTTTTTGCCGGCTTTCGCCAAAGGCGACACGCGCGCCGCCCCGCAATGAGTCTGCTTCAGCTCCGCTGAGCCACACTCATCGCTTTATATTGTGTTTGGGCATGATCTCGTCCGAAAACCGGTTTCCACTTTTCGGGACCACGCCCTAGTGGCCGAATTGCTCGCTCAGAATGCGCTCTTCCAGGCTGTGGCCGGGATCGAACAGCATCCGCATCGAAATGGTCTTGTCGGAAAGCACCTCGACCCGGCGGACATCGCGTACCTCGTCGTGATCGGCGACGGCCGCGACCGGGCGTTTCTCGTCCTCGAGCACTTCGATGACGACGAAGGCGGTGTCGGGGAGCAGGGCGCCGCGCCAGCGCCGGGGGCGGAACGCGCTGATCGGCGTCAGCGCCAACAGCGCAGCGTTGATCGGCAGGATCGGCCCCTGTGCGGAAAGATTGTAGGCGGTCGATCCCGCAGGGGTCGAGACCAGCACGCCATCGGCGATTAGCTCCGCCATGCGTTCGCGCTCGTCGATCAGGATCTTCAGGCGTGCCGCCTGATAGGTCTGGCGGAACAGCGCGACTTCGTTGATGGCGTGATGCAGATGCACCTTGTCGTGGACGTCGGTGGCGCGCATTAAAAGCGGATGGATCAAGGATTCCCGCGCTGCCGCCAGGCGCGTGTGCAGGTCGTGCGTGCCGTATTCGTTCATCAGAAATCCGACGGTGCCGCGATGCATGCCGTAGATCGGCTTGCCCGAATGCATATGCTGGTGCAGCGTCTGCAGCATCAGTCCGTCGCCGCCGAGCGCCACCACGACATCGGCACCGGCGGGATCGTTGTTGCCGTATATTTTTTCCAGTTGCGCGAGCGCCTGCTGGGCCTCTGTGCTGGCGCTCGCGACGAACGCGATCCGGTCATATCGCTTGGATGTGGTCATGGGATCGCGGGCTCATACTCGCGCGGATGGGAGAAGATGCGCAGGCGTCGTCTATACGACCTGGGCTGTCCTTGTCGAGATAGCCAACCGTTTCAGGGAATGTCACTGTTCGCACAATGTCTTTAAGATCAATGTTAACGCGGGCCATGAGCTTGCCAACGGCGCCGGGCTGTCGCAATTTTGAGCAGAACCCGGGCTAAAGACGGCTACACCGACTGGATCGGGGCCAAGGACTAAACAAGGACGAAACCCGGGGCAGGGAGAAGAACGGACATGGCCACAGCCTTCGTCACCCCGCGTCACGCCGGCCTTGTCCTTGCGCTGCTGACGGTCTCTTTTGTGATGGGCGCCCGTGCCCAGGATGCGCCGCAGCCGTCTGAACCATCACCGAGTGCGACGCCATCGGCCCCGAAGTCTGAGGCAAAAGGCGGCCGCGCCAGCACTCCGGCTTCGCCGGCTGCCGCCGAACAGCATCGCCTTCCGCCTGACTCCACCACCAAACAGACCGTGATTCTTCCCGGGCGCACGCTTGCCTTTTCGGCGACGGCCGGCTCGATCCGCCTGTTCAACCAGAAGGGCGAGCCGCAGGCCGATATCGCCTACACGGCCTATCAGCTCGACGGTGCCGATCCCGTCACGCGGCCGGTGACGTTCCTTTTCAATGGTGGGCCTGGCGCGGCATCGGCCTATCTGCAACTCGGCAATGTCGGACCTTGGCGGCTGCCGATCGCTGGAGACGCTGCGGTCTCTTCTGCGTCGCCCAATCTCGAGCCCAACGCCGATACCTGGCTCGACTTTACCGATCTCGTCTTCATCGATCCCGTCGGCACCGGCTATAGCCGTTTCGTCGCGACCGACGAAGACGTGCGCAAGCGGTTTTTCTCGACCGATGGTGACGTCAATTCGATCGCGGTGACGATCCGCCGCTGGCTGGAAAAGTCCGGCCGCTTGCTATCACCGAAATTCGTTGCCGGCGAAAGCTATGGCGGCATCCGCGGGCCGAAGGTGGTGCGCGAGCTGCAGGTCCAGCAGGGCGTCGGCGTGAAGGGTCTCATCCTGATGTCTCCCGTGC is part of the Bradyrhizobium canariense genome and encodes:
- a CDS encoding NAD kinase, giving the protein MTTSKRYDRIAFVASASTEAQQALAQLEKIYGNNDPAGADVVVALGGDGLMLQTLHQHMHSGKPIYGMHRGTVGFLMNEYGTHDLHTRLAAARESLIHPLLMRATDVHDKVHLHHAINEVALFRQTYQAARLKILIDERERMAELIADGVLVSTPAGSTAYNLSAQGPILPINAALLALTPISAFRPRRWRGALLPDTAFVVIEVLEDEKRPVAAVADHDEVRDVRRVEVLSDKTISMRMLFDPGHSLEERILSEQFGH
- a CDS encoding S10 family peptidase, yielding MATAFVTPRHAGLVLALLTVSFVMGARAQDAPQPSEPSPSATPSAPKSEAKGGRASTPASPAAAEQHRLPPDSTTKQTVILPGRTLAFSATAGSIRLFNQKGEPQADIAYTAYQLDGADPVTRPVTFLFNGGPGAASAYLQLGNVGPWRLPIAGDAAVSSASPNLEPNADTWLDFTDLVFIDPVGTGYSRFVATDEDVRKRFFSTDGDVNSIAVTIRRWLEKSGRLLSPKFVAGESYGGIRGPKVVRELQVQQGVGVKGLILMSPVLDFREFTGSSLLQYVASLPTMTAVAREAKAPVTRADMTDVEAYARGDFLTDLIKGQADKDATTRLADKVAVLTGIDQTVSRRLAGRFDIAEFRREFDRKDGKVTGRYDASVMGFDPDPDSSFYHFNDPSGEPLVAPLTSAAVDLTTRKLNWRPDGSYQLLSEAVNKAWNFGHGINPVESISQLRQILALDPKLKLLVGHGLFDLATPYFGSQILLDQLPAYASPERVKLVVYPGGHMFYSRDASRQAFRTEVEALMK